From a region of the Thermus caldilimi genome:
- a CDS encoding type II toxin-antitoxin system VapB family antitoxin — MPLTIRNREVERLASEVARLTGETKTEAVRKALELRLAELTRKRRPDRVLRFLEEEVWPRIPPELLGKGVSKEEMDELWEG, encoded by the coding sequence ATGCCCCTCACCATCCGCAACCGGGAAGTAGAACGTTTGGCCAGCGAGGTGGCCCGCCTGACGGGCGAAACCAAGACCGAGGCGGTGCGTAAGGCCTTGGAGCTCCGCCTGGCCGAGCTGACCCGTAAGCGGCGCCCTGATCGGGTGCTTCGCTTTTTGGAGGAGGAGGTGTGGCCTCGAATCCCTCCTGAGCTTTTGGGAAAGGGGGTCAGCAAGGAGGAGATGGACGAGCTCTGGGAGGGCTAG
- the aceB gene encoding malate synthase A, with product MKGVEILNDHPLLGEVLTEEALRFVVALQREFNPVRKALLERRKTLWERYKAGEKPDFLEETAFVRGGSWQVAEAPPDLLDRRVEITGPTDRKMVVNALNSGAKVFMADFEDALSPTWDNVIQGQKNLYDAVRRQIDFVSPEGKEYKLKEKVATLVVRPRGWHLVEKHVRVDGEPISASLFDFGLYFFHNAHELLRRGSGPYFYLPKLESHLEARLWNQVFNFAQDYLGIPRGTIRATVLIETILAAFEMEEILYELKEHAAGLNAGRWDYIFSCIKKFATTAPIFPDRAQVTMTVPFMKAYTELLVKSCHIHEAHAIGGMAAFIPSRKDPEVNEKAFQQVRADKEREASQGFDGTWVAHPDLVPVAMEVFDRHLGDKPHQKHVKREDVQVRAEDLLSFEVPGGKVTEAGLRNNISVALQYLNQWLLGNGAAAIFNLMEDAATAEISRAQLWQWVHRQATLEDGRPVTAELYQKIKEEELAKLGGREVGRYKEAEEILDKLVLSEEFIEFLTLVAYDYLD from the coding sequence ATGAAAGGCGTGGAGATCCTCAATGACCATCCCCTCTTGGGAGAGGTGCTCACGGAAGAGGCCCTGAGGTTCGTGGTGGCCCTGCAACGGGAGTTCAACCCCGTGCGCAAGGCGCTTTTGGAGCGCAGGAAAACCCTCTGGGAAAGGTACAAGGCCGGGGAAAAGCCGGACTTTCTTGAGGAAACCGCCTTCGTGCGGGGCGGGTCCTGGCAGGTGGCGGAGGCACCACCCGACCTTTTGGACCGCCGGGTGGAGATCACCGGCCCCACGGACCGCAAGATGGTGGTGAACGCCCTGAACTCCGGGGCCAAGGTCTTCATGGCGGACTTTGAAGACGCCCTCTCCCCCACCTGGGACAACGTGATCCAGGGGCAGAAGAACCTCTATGACGCCGTCCGCCGCCAGATTGACTTTGTAAGCCCCGAGGGGAAGGAGTACAAGCTGAAGGAAAAGGTGGCCACCCTGGTGGTCCGGCCCCGGGGCTGGCACCTGGTGGAAAAGCATGTGCGGGTGGACGGGGAGCCCATCTCCGCAAGCCTCTTTGACTTTGGCCTTTACTTCTTCCACAACGCCCACGAGCTCCTAAGGCGGGGCAGCGGCCCCTACTTCTACCTGCCCAAGCTGGAAAGCCACCTGGAGGCCCGGCTTTGGAACCAGGTCTTCAACTTCGCCCAGGACTACCTGGGCATCCCCCGGGGTACCATCCGGGCCACGGTACTCATTGAAACCATCCTGGCGGCCTTTGAGATGGAGGAGATCCTCTACGAGCTTAAAGAGCACGCCGCCGGGCTCAACGCCGGCCGCTGGGACTACATCTTCAGCTGCATCAAGAAGTTCGCCACCACCGCCCCCATCTTCCCCGACCGGGCCCAGGTGACCATGACCGTACCCTTCATGAAGGCCTACACCGAGCTTCTGGTCAAGTCCTGCCATATCCATGAGGCTCACGCCATCGGGGGTATGGCCGCCTTCATCCCCAGCCGTAAGGACCCCGAGGTGAACGAAAAGGCCTTTCAGCAGGTGCGGGCCGACAAGGAAAGGGAAGCCTCCCAGGGATTTGACGGCACCTGGGTGGCCCACCCCGACCTGGTGCCCGTGGCCATGGAGGTTTTTGATCGCCACCTGGGGGACAAGCCCCACCAGAAGCACGTGAAGCGGGAGGACGTCCAGGTGAGGGCGGAAGACCTTCTGAGCTTTGAGGTCCCAGGGGGCAAGGTGACGGAGGCAGGCCTTCGCAACAACATCTCCGTGGCCCTCCAGTACCTGAACCAGTGGCTTCTCGGCAACGGGGCCGCCGCCATCTTCAACCTCATGGAGGATGCCGCCACCGCGGAGATCAGCAGGGCGCAGCTTTGGCAATGGGTGCACCGGCAGGCCACCTTGGAGGACGGCCGCCCGGTCACCGCCGAGCTTTACCAAAAGATCAAGGAAGAGGAGCTCGCCAAGCTGGGAGGACGGGAGGTGGGCCGCTATAAGGAGGCTGAGGAGATCCTGGATAAGCTGGTCCTCTCGGAGGAGTTCATCGAGTTCCTGACCCTGGTGGCCTACGATTACCTGGACTGA
- a CDS encoding dipeptidase, with translation MSALEPLLEFLSIPSVSTDPAHKEDVRKAALWLAERLRERGFRTELHETPLHPILYAERLLDPKAPTVLVYGHYDVQPPDPLELWETPPFVPTVREGRVYARGASDDKGQLWAHVAALEGLPARVNVKFLVEGEEEIGSPSLLPFVREHREKLQTDVVLISDGAMFAPLTPTLTYGLRGLAYLEVRLKGARRDLHSGSFGGVAPNPIQAMGWILSKLKDEKTGRILVPGLYDRVRPVSEEERKLWPSLDEEALRQELGVEVLPGEEGYSLLERLWARPTLDPNGIWGGYQGEGSKTVIPAEAGFKVSLRLVPDQDPEEVASQVEAYLREICPPGYTMEILRLHGGRPVLTDPHSPPMRLMAKALEEVWGSPPVYTREGGTIPVVAEFQDALHAPVVLLGLGLPDDNLHAPNEKLDLINLEKGIATLRRFYELLAEA, from the coding sequence GTGAGCGCGTTAGAGCCCCTTTTGGAGTTCCTCTCCATCCCCTCCGTATCCACCGACCCGGCCCACAAGGAAGACGTTCGCAAGGCGGCCCTCTGGCTTGCGGAGAGGCTGAGGGAGCGGGGTTTCCGCACGGAGCTCCACGAGACCCCGCTGCACCCCATCCTCTACGCGGAGCGCCTCCTGGATCCCAAGGCCCCCACGGTCCTGGTCTACGGCCACTACGACGTCCAGCCCCCAGATCCCTTGGAGCTTTGGGAAACCCCCCCTTTCGTTCCCACGGTGCGGGAGGGAAGGGTCTACGCCCGGGGAGCCTCCGACGACAAGGGGCAGCTTTGGGCCCATGTGGCGGCCCTCGAGGGCCTGCCCGCCCGGGTGAACGTGAAGTTCCTGGTGGAGGGGGAGGAGGAGATCGGAAGCCCGAGCCTTCTGCCCTTCGTGCGGGAGCACCGGGAGAAGCTCCAAACCGACGTGGTCCTCATCTCCGATGGCGCCATGTTCGCTCCCCTCACCCCTACCCTCACCTATGGCCTGAGGGGCCTGGCCTATTTGGAGGTGCGCCTGAAGGGGGCCCGTCGGGACCTCCACTCCGGAAGTTTCGGTGGTGTGGCTCCGAACCCCATCCAGGCCATGGGATGGATTCTCTCCAAGCTAAAGGACGAGAAAACCGGGAGGATCCTGGTTCCCGGCCTTTACGACCGGGTGCGGCCGGTTTCGGAGGAGGAAAGGAAGCTCTGGCCCTCCTTGGACGAGGAGGCCTTGAGACAGGAGCTCGGGGTGGAGGTGCTGCCCGGGGAGGAGGGCTATAGCCTCCTGGAAAGGCTATGGGCCCGGCCCACCCTGGACCCCAACGGCATTTGGGGAGGGTACCAGGGGGAGGGCTCCAAGACGGTGATCCCCGCTGAGGCGGGCTTCAAGGTTTCCTTGCGCCTGGTGCCGGACCAGGACCCCGAGGAGGTGGCCAGCCAGGTGGAGGCTTACCTGCGGGAGATCTGCCCGCCCGGCTACACCATGGAGATCCTCCGCCTTCACGGGGGCAGGCCCGTCCTCACCGATCCCCATAGCCCCCCCATGCGCCTCATGGCCAAGGCCCTGGAGGAGGTCTGGGGCAGCCCCCCCGTGTACACCCGGGAGGGAGGGACCATCCCGGTGGTGGCGGAGTTCCAGGATGCCCTTCATGCGCCTGTGGTCCTCCTGGGCCTAGGGCTTCCTGACGACAACCTCCACGCCCCCAACGAGAAGTTGGACCTGATTAACCTGGAGAAGGGCATCGCTACCCTGAGGCGCTTCTACGAGCTCCTGGCGGAGGCTTAG
- the hemW gene encoding radical SAM family heme chaperone HemW, with amino-acid sequence MASLYVHVPFCPTLCPYCDFHVVRRAPGWVEAYLGRLREEAQGLHLSYPEPLATLYLGGGTPSFLRDRELVALFQALPWRLERGAEVTLEANPGTLNRERLALLKDLGVNRLSLGVQSFQDPVLRFLGRAHGRKGALKAVEMALEEGFRVSLDLILGLPMQEVEKDLKEAASLGIGHVSAYILQVEKGTPFALSGLKEDPEREAWAMGKAEEILKGAGLVRYEISNFARPGEEARHNLAYWRNGFWLALGPSAAGQYPGTGPVYALRRTNPPLPRWLLGEPPQEEAISPLEHAKESLMLGLRLREGVDVEALERRTGLSLWPLLESPAEALAQEGYLTVEGRRLRPTRHAFPVLHGVVLKLWEAMEPLEVHGRVGTDEERGT; translated from the coding sequence ATGGCTAGCCTCTACGTCCACGTCCCCTTCTGCCCCACCCTGTGCCCCTACTGCGACTTCCACGTGGTGCGCCGGGCCCCGGGCTGGGTGGAGGCCTACCTGGGGCGCCTGAGGGAAGAAGCCCAAGGGCTTCACCTAAGCTATCCCGAGCCCCTCGCCACCCTCTACCTGGGCGGGGGCACCCCCAGCTTTCTGCGGGACCGGGAGCTGGTGGCCCTTTTCCAGGCCCTCCCCTGGAGGCTGGAACGGGGGGCAGAGGTGACCCTCGAGGCCAACCCCGGCACCCTCAACCGGGAAAGGCTTGCCCTTCTCAAGGACTTAGGGGTGAACCGCCTCTCCCTGGGGGTGCAAAGCTTCCAGGACCCCGTCCTTCGGTTCCTGGGAAGGGCCCATGGGCGCAAGGGAGCCTTGAAGGCAGTGGAGATGGCCTTGGAAGAAGGCTTCCGGGTTTCCCTAGACCTCATCCTGGGCCTGCCCATGCAGGAGGTGGAGAAGGATCTAAAGGAAGCCGCCTCCCTAGGAATAGGGCATGTATCCGCCTACATCCTGCAGGTGGAAAAGGGTACCCCCTTCGCCCTTTCGGGCCTGAAGGAGGATCCGGAACGGGAAGCCTGGGCCATGGGGAAGGCGGAAGAGATCCTGAAGGGTGCTGGCCTTGTGCGCTACGAAATATCCAACTTCGCAAGGCCCGGCGAGGAGGCCCGCCACAACCTAGCCTACTGGCGGAATGGCTTTTGGCTGGCCCTGGGTCCCAGCGCCGCAGGCCAGTACCCGGGCACGGGACCGGTGTACGCCCTCCGCCGCACCAACCCTCCCCTCCCCCGCTGGCTCCTGGGGGAACCCCCGCAGGAGGAAGCCATCTCCCCCCTAGAGCACGCCAAGGAAAGCCTCATGCTGGGCCTACGCCTGCGGGAAGGGGTGGACGTGGAGGCCCTGGAGAGGCGGACGGGCCTAAGCCTTTGGCCCCTCCTGGAAAGCCCGGCAGAGGCCCTGGCGCAAGAAGGCTACCTGACGGTGGAAGGCCGCCGCCTTAGACCCACCCGCCATGCGTTTCCGGTGCTCCACGGAGTGGTGCTGAAGCTTTGGGAGGCCATGGAACCCCTGGAGGTCCATGGCCGGGTTGGCACCGACGAGGAACGAGGAACCTGA
- a CDS encoding IclR family transcriptional regulator, with product MPRPRRKGAEEVKTLERGLSVLEALAELKEAGLSPLAERTGLTKSTLYRLLQTLVRHGFVEEERGLYRVGPKAFAVGQVYPRQNLLLAAHPEMEALAAETGESVNLAVLAGREALYLDQAEGARLVRLFTAPGSRAPLHATGVGKVLLAFRGLPEGLSLVPYTPFTLTRLEDLKRELETVRQKGYALDNEERELGVRCVAAPVFGPGGEVVAALSLSAPASRLSLEEAHRLAPRVVEAARKASLRLGFVSAL from the coding sequence ATGCCACGACCCAGGAGGAAAGGAGCCGAGGAGGTGAAGACCTTGGAGCGGGGCCTAAGTGTCCTCGAGGCCCTGGCGGAGCTTAAGGAGGCTGGGCTTTCCCCCCTGGCGGAGCGGACGGGGCTTACCAAGAGCACCCTTTACCGCCTCCTCCAGACCCTGGTTCGCCACGGCTTCGTGGAGGAGGAAAGGGGCCTTTACCGGGTGGGTCCCAAGGCCTTCGCTGTGGGCCAGGTTTATCCCAGGCAGAACCTGCTTCTTGCGGCGCATCCGGAGATGGAGGCCCTGGCGGCGGAAACGGGGGAGAGCGTGAACCTGGCGGTGCTGGCGGGAAGGGAGGCCCTCTATCTGGACCAGGCGGAGGGGGCCAGGTTGGTCCGGCTCTTCACCGCCCCAGGCTCCCGGGCTCCCCTGCACGCCACGGGGGTGGGGAAGGTCCTCCTCGCCTTCCGGGGCCTTCCCGAGGGGCTTTCCCTGGTGCCCTACACGCCCTTTACCCTGACCCGCCTCGAGGACCTGAAGCGGGAGCTGGAAACCGTGCGCCAGAAGGGCTACGCCCTGGACAACGAGGAGAGGGAGCTGGGAGTGCGCTGTGTGGCCGCTCCCGTCTTCGGCCCCGGGGGAGAGGTGGTGGCCGCCTTGTCCCTCTCCGCTCCCGCCAGCCGCCTTTCCCTAGAGGAGGCCCACCGCCTGGCTCCCCGGGTGGTGGAGGCGGCCAGAAAAGCTTCCTTGCGCCTAGGCTTCGTGTCCGCCTTATAA
- a CDS encoding HEPN domain-containing protein: protein MPLEPTDPWSWLRLARSDLAYATQTPKEALFEPSAFLAEQAAEKALKALLVSKGIPFPKTHNLDYLLELLEGAGFPVPDAIKEATLLMEYTLRGRYPAGLPELTREEWEEALALARRVVAWVEALLSQGHG, encoded by the coding sequence ATGCCGCTTGAACCCACGGACCCCTGGTCCTGGCTACGCCTTGCCCGAAGCGATCTGGCCTACGCCACCCAAACGCCTAAAGAAGCCCTGTTCGAGCCCTCCGCCTTCCTGGCAGAGCAGGCGGCGGAGAAAGCCCTAAAGGCTCTCCTCGTGAGCAAGGGCATCCCCTTTCCCAAAACCCATAATCTGGACTACCTCCTGGAGCTTTTGGAAGGCGCAGGCTTCCCTGTTCCCGACGCCATAAAGGAGGCCACCCTCCTCATGGAGTACACCCTCAGGGGCCGCTACCCCGCGGGGCTTCCCGAGCTCACCCGGGAGGAATGGGAAGAGGCCCTAGCGCTGGCCAGGCGGGTGGTGGCCTGGGTGGAAGCCCTCCTGTCCCAAGGCCATGGCTAG
- the hspR gene encoding heat shock protein transcriptional repressor HspR, fused homodimer type, which yields MNKDRPVYVISVAAELLEMHPQTLRLYERKGLIKPKRSGGKTRLYSERDIEKLREIRRLTQELGVNLAGVEEIMRLRSELEALQARFEAEVARLKEEIGARFAELERPALPPPGATARPSPKDRPVYVISVAAELLEMHPQTLRLYERKGLIKPKRSGGKTRLYSERDIEKLREIRRLTQELGVNLAGVEEIMRLRSELEALQARFEAEVARLKLLLLEEGKTLPEGSSMGA from the coding sequence ATGAACAAGGACCGTCCCGTGTACGTGATCTCGGTGGCGGCGGAGCTTTTGGAGATGCACCCGCAGACCCTAAGGCTTTACGAGCGGAAGGGTTTAATTAAGCCGAAGCGGTCTGGGGGGAAGACCCGGCTTTACTCGGAGCGGGACATTGAGAAGCTCCGGGAGATCCGCCGCTTGACGCAGGAGCTTGGGGTGAACCTGGCGGGGGTGGAGGAGATCATGCGGCTTCGCTCGGAGCTGGAGGCCCTGCAGGCCCGTTTTGAGGCCGAGGTGGCCCGGCTGAAGGAGGAGATCGGGGCCCGTTTTGCGGAGCTGGAACGCCCGGCCCTTCCCCCTCCCGGGGCCACGGCCAGGCCCTCCCCCAAGGACCGTCCCGTGTACGTGATCTCGGTGGCGGCGGAGCTTTTGGAGATGCACCCGCAGACCCTAAGGCTTTACGAGCGGAAGGGTTTAATTAAGCCGAAGCGGTCTGGGGGGAAGACCCGGCTTTACTCGGAGCGGGACATTGAGAAGCTCCGGGAGATCCGCCGCTTGACGCAGGAGCTTGGGGTGAACCTGGCGGGGGTGGAGGAGATCATGCGGCTTCGCTCGGAGCTGGAGGCCCTGCAGGCCCGTTTTGAGGCCGAGGTGGCCCGGCTGAAGCTCCTTCTCTTGGAAGAGGGCAAGACCCTTCCCGAAGGGAGTAGCATGGGGGCGTGA
- a CDS encoding type II toxin-antitoxin system VapC family toxin has protein sequence MVVDSSVLLAILFQEEGYEALLQAIQGAPKAALGAPTLVETAVVFGRRVGFEQTHLVERLVEELGLEVLPFTKEHYREAVRAYARYGKGRHPAGLNLGDCLSYAVARVEGEPLLYKGGDFRKTDLGNG, from the coding sequence ATGGTGGTGGATTCCTCCGTCCTCCTGGCCATCCTCTTCCAAGAAGAGGGGTACGAGGCCCTTCTCCAGGCCATCCAGGGAGCTCCCAAAGCCGCTTTGGGCGCGCCCACCTTGGTGGAAACCGCAGTGGTCTTTGGCCGCCGGGTAGGCTTTGAGCAGACCCATCTGGTGGAGAGGCTGGTGGAGGAGCTGGGCCTCGAGGTCCTGCCCTTCACCAAGGAGCACTACCGGGAAGCGGTGAGGGCCTACGCCCGCTACGGCAAGGGCCGCCACCCCGCCGGGCTCAACCTAGGGGACTGCCTGAGCTACGCTGTGGCTCGGGTCGAGGGGGAACCCTTGCTCTACAAAGGGGGGGACTTCCGCAAAACGGACCTGGGGAACGGATGA
- a CDS encoding FAD-linked oxidase C-terminal domain-containing protein, whose amino-acid sequence MGFLEELRALFPPGRLLSKGAELAPYESDALTAYRKRPLAVVLPERKEEVVEAVRLCYRHGVPFVARGSGTSLSGGSLPVEGGLVIALNRMNRILRLDPKAKIAVVEPGVVNLEVSRQAAPFGLYYAPDPSSQPISTIGGNVAFNSGGAHCLKYGMTAGHVLALEVVTPTGEVVRLGGESLEGVGPDLHGFFVGTEGLLGVTLEITLRLLPRPEAYHTLLAAYGSLEAAGNAVSQVIRSGLLPGAMEIMDRLAIEAAEAAVKAGYPPAEALLIVELEGPKEEVEEEAKLLAQVIEESGALEVRIAQSEAERQAIWKGRKAAFSAVGRLSPDYIVQDGVVPRSRLGEALKEIGRLSQEYGLRVANVFHAGDGNLHPLVLYDGKKPRELERAEELAGEILRLCVRLGGSLTGEHGIGVEKKAYMPEMFAPEDLLAMERVKEALDPKGLANRGKVLPEGVVDPCLEGAHG is encoded by the coding sequence ATGGGGTTCCTGGAAGAGCTTAGGGCCCTCTTTCCCCCGGGGAGGTTGCTGAGCAAGGGGGCGGAGCTGGCTCCCTACGAGTCCGACGCCCTCACGGCCTACCGCAAGCGCCCCCTGGCGGTGGTGCTTCCCGAGCGGAAGGAGGAGGTGGTGGAGGCGGTCAGGCTCTGCTATCGCCACGGGGTGCCCTTTGTGGCCCGGGGAAGCGGCACCAGCCTCTCGGGAGGCTCCTTGCCCGTGGAAGGGGGCCTGGTCATCGCCCTCAATCGCATGAACCGCATCCTGCGCCTGGACCCCAAGGCCAAGATCGCCGTGGTGGAGCCCGGGGTGGTAAACCTGGAGGTTTCCCGGCAGGCGGCCCCTTTTGGCCTCTATTACGCCCCCGATCCCTCCAGCCAGCCCATCTCCACCATTGGCGGGAACGTGGCCTTTAACTCCGGCGGGGCCCACTGCCTGAAGTACGGGATGACGGCCGGCCACGTGCTGGCCCTCGAGGTGGTCACCCCCACGGGGGAGGTGGTGCGCCTGGGCGGGGAGAGCCTAGAGGGTGTGGGCCCCGACCTCCACGGCTTTTTCGTGGGCACCGAGGGGCTTTTGGGAGTGACCCTGGAAATCACCCTAAGGCTTCTCCCCAGGCCCGAGGCCTACCATACCCTGCTGGCCGCCTACGGGAGCCTCGAGGCCGCCGGTAACGCCGTGAGCCAGGTGATCCGCAGTGGGCTTCTCCCCGGGGCCATGGAGATCATGGACCGCCTGGCCATAGAAGCCGCCGAGGCCGCGGTGAAGGCCGGTTACCCCCCAGCCGAGGCCCTCCTCATCGTGGAGCTGGAAGGCCCCAAGGAGGAGGTGGAGGAGGAAGCCAAACTCCTGGCCCAGGTGATTGAAGAAAGCGGGGCCTTGGAGGTGCGCATCGCCCAAAGCGAGGCCGAGCGCCAGGCCATCTGGAAGGGGCGCAAGGCGGCCTTCAGCGCCGTGGGAAGGCTTTCCCCGGATTACATCGTCCAGGATGGGGTAGTGCCCCGAAGCCGCCTGGGGGAGGCCCTGAAGGAGATCGGAAGGCTTTCCCAGGAATACGGCCTTAGGGTGGCCAACGTCTTCCACGCGGGGGACGGGAACCTCCACCCCCTGGTCCTCTACGACGGCAAAAAACCCAGGGAGCTGGAGCGGGCCGAGGAGCTGGCGGGGGAAATCCTCAGGCTCTGCGTACGCCTGGGGGGCTCTTTGACGGGGGAGCACGGCATCGGGGTGGAGAAGAAGGCTTACATGCCGGAGATGTTCGCCCCGGAAGACCTCCTGGCCATGGAACGGGTCAAGGAGGCCCTGGACCCCAAGGGCCTTGCCAACCGGGGTAAGGTCCTGCCGGAGGGGGTGGTGGACCCCTGCCTCGAGGGGGCCCATGGCTGA
- a CDS encoding nucleotidyltransferase domain-containing protein, which produces MEYPELAPVLEAILKAVPARKIILFGSRARGEARPESDYDLLVVVPREVDKRSAARSLYLALAKVRKGFAVDLVVAHPEDLERYKDAWMTIYPQALREGRTLYAA; this is translated from the coding sequence GTGGAGTACCCGGAGCTGGCCCCGGTCCTCGAGGCCATCCTCAAAGCTGTCCCGGCGCGGAAGATCATCCTCTTCGGCAGCCGGGCCCGGGGAGAGGCCCGCCCGGAAAGCGACTACGACCTTCTCGTGGTGGTGCCTCGGGAAGTGGACAAGCGCTCGGCGGCGCGATCCCTTTACCTTGCCCTAGCCAAGGTACGCAAGGGTTTTGCCGTGGACCTGGTGGTAGCCCATCCAGAGGACCTGGAAAGGTACAAGGATGCCTGGATGACCATCTATCCCCAAGCCCTAAGGGAGGGGAGAACCCTTTATGCCGCTTGA
- a CDS encoding FAD-binding protein has translation MAEVRPTSLLEVQEAVRLHPRLRPKGAGTKPALSAPREGEVVLDLSGLRGLLQYEPEEFVFTAYAGTPVKEVEEVLRAHGQYLPFHPPLAGRGATLGGTVAAGLSGPMRERFGGLRDFLLGVRFVDGEGRVVRGGGQVVKNAAGFPFHRLMVGSLGAFGVMVELSFKVFPSPRATQTLRLTYGNLAEALAAMERLRVLPLDLLALDLIPPATLEIRLGGFPESLGKRLKRLQEILQKEGEVLAEDEAHWEGVRNLRFLEEAPIWVKVPSTPAWVPKLEDLPLGPRRYLAGGELLYAGMEAKGLASLRQAGIPHLVLKGAGDALFPHPPEAFFRQLKLALDPRSRFPLG, from the coding sequence ATGGCTGAGGTGCGCCCCACCAGCCTATTGGAGGTGCAGGAGGCGGTGCGCCTCCACCCCCGCCTGCGCCCCAAGGGCGCGGGGACCAAGCCCGCCCTCTCCGCCCCCCGGGAGGGGGAGGTGGTCCTGGACCTCTCGGGCCTCCGGGGCCTCCTCCAGTACGAGCCCGAGGAGTTCGTCTTCACCGCCTACGCGGGCACCCCGGTCAAGGAGGTGGAAGAGGTCCTAAGGGCCCACGGCCAGTACCTCCCCTTCCACCCGCCCCTGGCAGGCCGGGGGGCCACCTTAGGGGGCACGGTGGCCGCGGGGCTTTCCGGCCCCATGCGGGAACGGTTTGGGGGCCTGAGGGACTTCCTCCTGGGGGTGCGCTTCGTGGATGGGGAAGGAAGGGTGGTGCGGGGCGGGGGCCAGGTGGTGAAAAACGCCGCCGGTTTCCCCTTCCACCGCCTCATGGTAGGTTCCCTGGGAGCCTTCGGGGTCATGGTGGAGCTTTCCTTCAAGGTCTTCCCCTCCCCCAGGGCCACCCAAACCTTGCGGCTCACCTATGGGAACCTAGCGGAAGCCCTTGCCGCTATGGAACGCCTCCGGGTGCTTCCCCTGGATCTTCTGGCCCTGGACCTTATTCCCCCCGCCACCCTGGAGATCCGCCTAGGGGGGTTCCCCGAAAGCCTGGGAAAAAGGCTAAAGCGACTACAGGAAATCCTGCAAAAAGAAGGCGAGGTGCTGGCGGAGGACGAAGCCCACTGGGAAGGGGTGCGGAACCTCCGCTTCCTGGAGGAGGCCCCCATCTGGGTCAAGGTTCCCTCCACCCCCGCCTGGGTACCCAAGCTGGAAGACCTGCCCCTAGGTCCTAGGCGGTACCTGGCGGGAGGGGAACTCCTCTACGCCGGGATGGAGGCCAAGGGACTGGCATCCCTTAGGCAGGCAGGGATTCCCCACCTGGTCCTAAAGGGCGCCGGGGATGCCCTCTTCCCCCACCCGCCCGAGGCCTTTTTCCGCCAGCTTAAGCTGGCCCTGGACCCTAGGAGCCGTTTTCCCTTAGGGTGA
- the glcF gene encoding glycolate oxidase subunit GlcF codes for MQHRIPVETLGKEGEVMAHAIEACVHCGFCLPTCPTYLVLQEEMDSPRGRIFLMKEVLEGNLPLEEALPYLDRCLACQACVTACPSGVPYGELIATFRLHTESKRHRYPLELVYRQSLLRILPYPERFRPLVELGSRLKPLLKPLPLPKALKAPIALLPDRLPGRESYQEVYPAKGQRRARVGILLGCAQQVLRPSINRATIRVLQENGVEVIAAKEQVCCGALNLHAGDKEGARRLARQNMRVFQDVDFVVTNAAGCGSGMKEYPLLFLGEPEEEEAKALAVKVKDLTVILDELGFIPPSPPPRPLRVAYHDACHLAHAQGVREAPRRILKASGMEVLEPKEWEICCGSAGTYNLFQPEIAEVLGRRKAENLQATQPELVVTGNIGCLTQIQAYLDQGIPVLHTAEFLELLYEGRDSVD; via the coding sequence ATGCAGCACCGCATACCCGTGGAAACCCTGGGCAAGGAAGGGGAGGTGATGGCCCACGCCATCGAGGCTTGCGTCCATTGCGGCTTCTGCCTCCCCACCTGCCCCACCTATTTGGTCCTGCAGGAGGAGATGGACTCCCCCCGGGGGCGCATCTTCCTCATGAAGGAGGTGCTGGAGGGAAACCTCCCCCTAGAGGAGGCCCTCCCCTACCTGGACCGCTGCCTGGCCTGCCAGGCCTGCGTCACCGCCTGCCCAAGCGGCGTCCCCTATGGCGAGCTCATCGCCACCTTCCGCCTGCACACCGAGAGCAAGCGCCACCGCTACCCCCTGGAACTGGTCTATCGCCAGTCCCTCCTCCGTATCCTTCCCTACCCGGAACGCTTCCGGCCCTTAGTCGAGCTGGGAAGCCGGCTAAAACCCCTCCTCAAGCCCCTTCCCCTGCCCAAGGCCCTTAAGGCTCCCATCGCCCTGCTCCCGGACCGCCTACCGGGCAGGGAATCCTACCAGGAGGTCTACCCCGCCAAGGGCCAAAGGCGGGCCAGGGTGGGCATCCTCCTGGGCTGCGCCCAGCAGGTTCTGAGGCCCTCCATCAACCGGGCCACCATCCGGGTCCTCCAGGAAAACGGGGTGGAGGTGATAGCTGCCAAGGAACAGGTCTGCTGCGGAGCCCTGAACCTGCACGCGGGGGACAAGGAGGGGGCAAGGCGCTTGGCCCGGCAGAACATGCGGGTCTTCCAAGACGTGGACTTCGTTGTCACCAACGCCGCCGGGTGCGGCTCGGGGATGAAGGAATACCCTCTTCTCTTCCTGGGGGAACCCGAGGAGGAAGAAGCCAAGGCCCTGGCCGTCAAGGTGAAGGACCTCACCGTTATCCTGGACGAGCTGGGCTTCATCCCCCCTTCCCCGCCCCCAAGGCCCCTCAGGGTGGCCTACCACGATGCCTGCCACCTGGCCCACGCCCAGGGGGTGCGGGAAGCCCCAAGGAGGATCCTTAAGGCCTCTGGGATGGAGGTGCTGGAGCCCAAGGAGTGGGAGATCTGCTGCGGTAGCGCCGGCACCTACAACCTCTTCCAGCCCGAGATCGCCGAGGTTTTGGGCAGGAGAAAGGCGGAAAATCTTCAGGCCACCCAGCCCGAACTGGTGGTCACGGGCAACATCGGCTGCCTCACCCAGATCCAGGCCTATTTGGACCAGGGCATCCCCGTGTTACACACCGCGGAGTTCCTGGAGTTGCTCTACGAAGGAAGGGACTCCGTGGATTGA